A genomic window from Candidatus Zymogenus saltonus includes:
- a CDS encoding GspH/FimT family protein, with protein MKSPFLRRLYGKGGFTILEMLTVLAIIAILSSIAAITATGSIDRMKADMTARTVAYALNNARIRAITENNNYIVTFLTRDPGSTDKSGYIIEIHDDDNRNGTKDTGEKVEEEELTKGVPFDLPEGKDIYCTSPTSSSMRDGIVFPGNKVTFYPRGNASDSGEVYIYPLTSKEKGRNWNRRAVSLEKVTGKPIIWFFDKEKNKNGKCPWTKK; from the coding sequence TTGAAAAGTCCATTCTTAAGGCGACTTTACGGCAAGGGCGGCTTCACCATACTCGAGATGTTGACCGTATTGGCCATTATAGCCATCCTGTCTTCCATCGCCGCCATTACGGCGACCGGAAGCATCGACCGCATGAAGGCCGATATGACGGCCAGAACCGTCGCTTATGCGTTAAATAATGCGAGGATTCGCGCAATCACCGAAAATAATAACTACATCGTGACATTCTTAACCCGAGACCCAGGATCTACAGACAAAAGCGGTTATATCATAGAAATCCACGATGACGACAACAGGAACGGCACAAAAGACACCGGCGAGAAGGTGGAAGAAGAAGAGTTGACAAAAGGGGTCCCCTTTGATCTGCCGGAAGGCAAAGACATCTACTGTACGTCTCCTACATCCAGCTCGATGAGGGATGGAATAGTCTTCCCGGGAAATAAGGTCACCTTCTACCCGAGAGGAAACGCCTCCGACAGCGGAGAGGTGTATATCTATCCCCTCACGAGCAAAGAAAAGGGGAGAAATTGGAATCGAAGGGCGGTATCCCTCGAAAAGGTGACGGGGAAACCAATTATATGGTTCT
- a CDS encoding sigma-54-dependent Fis family transcriptional regulator produces MDYNKILVVEDDKAMSEMLSEFLSGKGYIVDIASNGQSALSMAREGGHDIILTDVVMPKMDGVELLKRLRVQDSNTLVIMMSAYGTIDSAVEAMKLGAFDYVSKPFKLDEILLTLNKARESRILRDENLRLRRELEGKYRFHDIIGRSPKMLDLFETVRKVSAYSTGILITGESGTGKELVARAIHYEGGRKEGPFVAVNLAAVPENLLESELFGHVKGAFTDATRDKPGLFEEAHNGTLFLDEIGELPQALQVKLLRALQEGEIRRIGSTGTKRLDVRIISATAIDIEEAVKNGDFRDDLYYRLNVVPLKMLPLREKIEDVVPLVEHFISVFNKKLNTSIKGIEKGALAKLMNYSWPGNVRELENCIERAMILTDSDTIGVSDLPGEVVRGTEEIETPSDPSSSTFSIKKASRDLEKRLILAALKKTGGNQTRAAELLEISYRALLYKLKDYNIDNKGRKGDE; encoded by the coding sequence ATGGACTACAACAAGATACTCGTGGTCGAAGACGACAAGGCGATGTCCGAGATGTTGTCCGAGTTCCTATCGGGAAAGGGGTATATCGTGGATATTGCCTCAAACGGCCAGAGCGCCCTTTCGATGGCGAGAGAAGGGGGCCACGATATAATCCTCACCGACGTAGTCATGCCGAAGATGGACGGTGTGGAGCTTCTGAAGAGGCTTCGCGTGCAGGATTCCAATACCCTTGTTATTATGATGAGCGCCTACGGAACCATAGACAGCGCGGTGGAGGCGATGAAGCTGGGCGCCTTCGATTACGTGTCTAAGCCCTTCAAGCTGGACGAGATCCTCCTGACCCTGAACAAGGCGAGGGAGAGCCGAATCTTGAGGGACGAGAACCTCAGGCTGAGGAGGGAGCTCGAGGGGAAGTACCGATTCCACGACATCATCGGCAGGAGTCCCAAGATGCTCGATCTCTTCGAGACGGTAAGAAAGGTCTCCGCCTACTCGACGGGGATTCTGATTACCGGGGAGAGCGGCACGGGAAAGGAGCTTGTCGCCCGGGCGATTCATTACGAGGGCGGCAGAAAGGAAGGCCCCTTTGTTGCGGTGAACCTGGCCGCCGTCCCGGAAAACCTCCTCGAAAGCGAGCTGTTCGGTCACGTCAAGGGCGCCTTTACGGATGCCACAAGGGATAAGCCGGGGCTTTTTGAGGAGGCCCACAACGGGACCCTCTTTTTGGATGAGATCGGCGAGCTCCCCCAGGCGCTGCAGGTAAAGCTCCTGAGGGCCCTTCAGGAGGGGGAGATAAGGAGGATCGGCTCGACCGGCACCAAGCGCCTCGATGTGAGGATAATCTCCGCTACGGCCATAGATATTGAGGAGGCGGTCAAAAACGGGGATTTTCGGGACGATCTCTATTACAGGCTGAACGTAGTTCCTCTAAAGATGCTTCCCCTTCGCGAAAAGATCGAGGACGTAGTGCCGCTGGTGGAGCACTTCATAAGTGTGTTCAACAAGAAGCTGAACACCTCCATAAAGGGGATTGAAAAGGGGGCACTGGCGAAGCTAATGAATTATTCCTGGCCGGGCAACGTTCGAGAGCTGGAAAACTGCATAGAGAGGGCGATGATCCTTACAGACTCCGACACCATAGGCGTTTCAGACCTCCCCGGGGAGGTGGTAAGGGGGACGGAGGAGATCGAAACGCCCTCCGATCCATCATCATCTACCTTCTCGATAAAGAAGGCCTCCCGCGATCTTGAGAAAAGGCTCATCTTAGCCGCATTGAAGAAGACGGGCGGAAACCAGACAAGGGCCGCGGAGCTTCTTGAAATCAGCTACCGGGCGCTCCTCTATAAGCTCAAGGACTACAATATAGATAATAAGGGCCGTAAAGGGGATGAATGA
- a CDS encoding response regulator → MPEQSDTKDRPADKGKIVLIEDDLSVLSIIKRLLERKGYEVADFDNPRGAIEKLAGADGRFDLMVIDINLPEMDGFDASTRLKGFSALSDVPIIFISAIHTSSEEMNRGLSLGAVDYIIKPFDPEIFLSKVDNFVALKRNEERVRALKMRYQLLFEKYNDPTVILDLTGYVLEVNDAAKKILGMGGADSEVEKTSFLDLVHGEDKREALKLIDSLTGLGRPQAPRVVRVIDRSGDYRFMEINGGAFFNREGAKSTPDSIHITLRDITERVMLTRNLGLLFDTSRRLSGALALGEIFSILTESIEKAVYASRIGVVYLTPDGNAALMATTGPVSKKMRGKIELPHLIDLTDYPEYRAAIETRKTVMIEEVDGDPVVAGVRDTLNEIGIESILVIPIVMEDVVYGLINLAEIGGKRRFTSDEIEVLESTADLTALSVENALMFDKIKKNEEFKTHLINVFTHEVGTPLGTIIGHTQILMEGLDQEDRRLKNLKAIYGETNRLNSLMEGFLDITRLRSGKLTPKIEKINPGVIAAKLYREFEERFREKGIDPSLEIEEKGLSLDGDLLLIEGAVTNLLSNGLKYTPSGGRITLTLKSYDGGLTIARADKGRRAKAPLVSFSVKDTGIGVPVGDREKIFEEFYRSANVPGDEKGAGLGLTFVKEVAEIHGGAVRLIDNSDTEGGGSTFEMILPGRK, encoded by the coding sequence ATGCCCGAACAATCGGACACAAAAGACCGTCCGGCCGACAAGGGGAAAATAGTCTTGATCGAGGACGACCTATCCGTCCTTAGCATTATCAAGAGGCTCCTCGAGCGGAAGGGATACGAAGTGGCCGACTTCGACAATCCGAGGGGGGCCATCGAAAAACTTGCCGGGGCAGACGGCCGGTTCGATCTGATGGTAATCGACATCAACCTGCCGGAGATGGACGGATTTGACGCCTCGACGAGGCTCAAAGGCTTCTCCGCCCTCTCCGATGTTCCCATCATCTTCATATCGGCGATACACACGTCATCTGAGGAGATGAACCGGGGACTCTCCCTGGGCGCCGTAGATTACATCATAAAGCCCTTCGACCCGGAGATTTTCCTGAGCAAGGTCGACAACTTCGTCGCGTTGAAAAGGAACGAGGAGAGGGTGAGGGCCTTGAAGATGCGCTACCAGCTCCTCTTTGAAAAATACAACGACCCTACCGTAATCCTCGACCTTACGGGTTATGTCCTTGAGGTCAACGACGCCGCCAAAAAGATACTCGGCATGGGCGGGGCGGATTCGGAGGTTGAGAAGACCTCATTTCTCGACCTGGTCCACGGCGAAGACAAGAGAGAGGCGCTTAAGCTGATAGACTCCCTGACCGGCTTAGGCAGACCCCAGGCCCCAAGGGTCGTCAGGGTCATCGACAGATCGGGGGATTACCGCTTCATGGAGATAAACGGCGGTGCCTTCTTTAACAGGGAGGGGGCCAAATCGACGCCGGATTCGATCCACATCACGCTTAGGGACATAACCGAGCGGGTGATGCTGACGAGAAACCTCGGCCTCCTCTTCGACACGTCGAGGAGACTCTCAGGCGCACTGGCGCTGGGCGAGATATTTTCGATACTGACCGAGAGCATCGAGAAGGCGGTCTACGCAAGCCGAATTGGGGTGGTTTATCTGACGCCGGATGGAAATGCCGCACTCATGGCCACCACCGGGCCGGTCTCGAAAAAAATGAGGGGCAAGATAGAGCTTCCCCACCTTATTGATCTTACCGACTACCCGGAATACCGGGCCGCAATCGAGACGAGAAAGACGGTGATGATCGAGGAGGTTGATGGCGATCCGGTCGTCGCCGGGGTGAGGGACACCTTGAACGAGATCGGGATAGAGAGCATCCTCGTTATCCCGATCGTCATGGAAGATGTGGTATACGGGTTGATAAACCTGGCAGAGATCGGGGGGAAGCGGCGATTTACGAGTGATGAGATCGAGGTCCTGGAGTCGACCGCCGACCTCACGGCGTTGTCTGTGGAAAACGCCCTCATGTTTGACAAGATCAAGAAGAACGAGGAGTTCAAGACCCACCTCATCAATGTCTTCACCCACGAGGTCGGAACCCCCCTGGGCACGATAATCGGGCACACCCAGATACTCATGGAGGGGCTTGATCAGGAGGACAGGAGGCTCAAGAACCTGAAGGCGATCTACGGCGAGACGAACAGGCTCAACTCCCTAATGGAGGGCTTCCTCGACATCACCAGGCTCAGGTCCGGTAAACTGACGCCGAAGATTGAGAAGATTAACCCCGGGGTGATAGCTGCAAAGCTCTACAGGGAGTTCGAGGAGAGGTTCAGGGAAAAGGGGATCGACCCGTCCCTCGAGATCGAGGAAAAGGGGTTGAGCCTCGACGGCGACCTCCTACTTATCGAGGGGGCCGTGACCAACCTCCTCTCAAATGGCCTCAAATACACGCCGTCCGGGGGGAGGATAACCCTCACGCTGAAATCGTACGACGGGGGACTTACAATCGCGAGAGCCGACAAAGGAAGGCGGGCAAAGGCCCCTCTCGTGTCCTTTTCGGTTAAAGACACCGGGATCGGGGTGCCTGTGGGAGACCGGGAGAAGATCTTCGAGGAGTTTTACCGCTCGGCGAACGTCCCCGGAGACGAGAAGGGGGCGGGGCTGGGCCTCACCTTCGTAAAGGAGGTCGCCGAGATTCACGGCGGGGCCGTAAGGCTCATCGACAATAGCGATACGGAGGGCGGGGGGAGCACATTCGAGATGATCCTTCCGGGGAGGAAGTGA
- a CDS encoding PQQ-binding-like beta-propeller repeat protein: MKRLLVIVIALSFIVPLFFGCAPNENKDVPVKLKWRYKTGFYGYSAPAVVNGVIYLVDQDGHLKAIDKETCKLIWQFYHEGRIGFFVPTVTNGLVFVGGYGGHYDSYSGLYAIDAATGKLKWRFDLTDSGKGCSTPIVVDGTVFVGDLIEMFYAVDAESGELKWSYRIKKAPARSVVADGVVYVGSLNNNLYAIDADSGELKWQFTTGNPIITTPSLADNVVYMGSSDHHLYAIDSDTGKLKWCLEKGEDYFSSPAVVDGVVYVGCTDKYLYALNAKNGELKWRAEIGYPIDSPPTVVDGVVYVGSDDDYLYAIASSNGFQMWRYKTEGSIVSSIIIVNDVIYFGSFGVKDNYLYALEIKKN, from the coding sequence ATGAAAAGGTTACTGGTAATTGTGATAGCACTATCATTTATTGTACCACTTTTTTTTGGGTGTGCCCCAAATGAAAATAAAGACGTTCCCGTTAAATTAAAGTGGCGTTATAAAACCGGTTTTTATGGATATTCCGCTCCTGCGGTGGTTAATGGAGTGATCTATTTAGTAGACCAAGATGGTCACTTAAAAGCTATAGATAAAGAGACATGTAAGCTGATATGGCAGTTTTATCATGAGGGTAGGATTGGATTTTTTGTCCCTACAGTGACTAATGGATTGGTTTTTGTGGGAGGTTACGGTGGGCATTATGATAGCTATAGTGGACTTTATGCAATAGATGCAGCAACTGGTAAGTTGAAATGGCGTTTCGACTTAACAGATTCTGGAAAAGGGTGTAGTACACCCATAGTAGTTGACGGGACGGTTTTTGTTGGAGACTTAATCGAGATGTTTTATGCCGTGGATGCAGAGAGTGGTGAGCTGAAATGGAGTTATAGAATTAAAAAGGCACCTGCCAGATCTGTAGTTGCCGACGGTGTGGTTTATGTTGGAAGCTTAAATAACAATCTGTATGCCATTGACGCGGATAGCGGTGAGCTGAAATGGCAATTTACGACAGGAAATCCAATAATTACTACTCCTTCATTAGCTGATAATGTGGTCTATATGGGGAGTTCGGATCATCATCTTTACGCTATTGATTCCGATACCGGCAAGCTAAAGTGGTGTTTAGAGAAGGGAGAAGATTATTTTTCTTCTCCTGCTGTTGTTGATGGTGTTGTCTATGTGGGATGTACTGATAAATATCTTTATGCTTTAAACGCTAAAAATGGTGAGTTAAAGTGGAGAGCTGAAATAGGATATCCTATAGATTCTCCTCCCACTGTAGTTGATGGTGTAGTCTATGTTGGAAGTGATGACGACTATTTGTATGCTATAGCCTCCAGTAATGGTTTCCAAATGTGGAGATATAAAACAGAAGGTTCCATAGTTTCCTCCATCATCATTGTTAACGATGTTATCTACTTCGGAAGCTTTGGTGTAAAAGATAATTATCTTTATGCCTTAGAAATAAAGAAGAATTAA
- a CDS encoding inverse autotransporter beta domain-containing protein, translated as MRPSVLFGSDGRVLYVMDMNIPIFQGEDNLLFAAPKFTPNNESSWEVNLGLGYRHILFDDSLMLGINAFYDYRKTPWGTKHTQWGVGAEVMAEFGILEDGGGLGLTGRFNYYQPLTDAVRVTYQ; from the coding sequence TTGAGGCCCAGCGTCCTCTTCGGATCGGACGGGAGGGTGCTATACGTCATGGATATGAATATTCCCATCTTTCAGGGTGAGGACAACCTTCTCTTCGCCGCCCCGAAGTTCACGCCGAATAACGAGTCCAGTTGGGAGGTGAACCTGGGCCTCGGGTACCGGCACATCCTTTTTGATGACAGCCTTATGCTGGGCATAAATGCCTTTTACGACTACAGAAAGACCCCCTGGGGCACAAAGCACACCCAGTGGGGCGTGGGGGCGGAGGTGATGGCTGAGTTCGGTATCCTTGAAGACGGTGGTGGCCTGGGACTGACGGGGAGGTTCAATTATTATCAGCCGCTTACTGATGCCGTCCGTGTTACATATCAATAA
- a CDS encoding PQQ-binding-like beta-propeller repeat protein → MRKFLIVLVVLSLVATIFIGYDRITNINVPVKLKWRYKTGFWGYSSSPVVDGVAYVGDQQNCVYAIDKDTGKLKWKFYEKGAIFTSPSVADGVIYVAKWKGESHLYAIDAESGILKWRFMLAGPGSSSGSPVVFDGTVYIGSSDKNLYAVDASNGTLKWRYETEGPIVFSAPSVADAVVYSGGGYDYLYAVDAKNGDFKWRYKTGLISSAPSLMDGVVYVGSHDNYLYSIDSKTGKLNWRFETGSDIYSSPLVVDGVVYVGSGDFYVYAVNSNSGKLKWSFKTGGGISSSPFLIGSVLYIGSEDHYMYAIDSKSGVLMWRYKSKDPIVSSTVVVDNVIYFGSFGVRFNAGIGYLYALEIKDG, encoded by the coding sequence ATGAGAAAGTTTCTGATAGTTTTAGTTGTACTATCATTGGTTGCAACAATATTTATCGGATACGACAGAATCACAAACATAAACGTTCCCGTTAAATTAAAGTGGCGTTATAAAACCGGTTTTTGGGGTTATTCATCATCCCCGGTGGTTGATGGAGTGGCCTACGTGGGAGACCAACAAAATTGCGTTTATGCCATAGATAAAGATACTGGTAAACTTAAATGGAAATTTTATGAGAAGGGTGCCATATTTACATCCCCGTCAGTAGCTGATGGTGTAATTTATGTGGCAAAATGGAAAGGAGAGAGTCACCTTTATGCGATAGATGCTGAAAGTGGTATTTTAAAATGGCGCTTTATGTTGGCTGGTCCTGGATCATCGTCCGGTTCACCTGTAGTTTTTGACGGCACAGTATATATAGGTAGTTCTGATAAAAATTTATATGCCGTAGACGCAAGCAACGGCACGTTAAAATGGCGCTATGAAACAGAAGGGCCTATAGTTTTTTCTGCGCCTTCAGTTGCAGACGCCGTGGTTTATTCTGGAGGTGGATATGATTATCTTTATGCTGTTGATGCAAAAAATGGCGATTTTAAGTGGCGATACAAGACAGGTTTGATTAGTTCCGCCCCCTCTCTTATGGATGGCGTAGTCTATGTAGGGAGTCATGATAATTATCTATATTCTATCGATAGTAAAACGGGCAAGCTTAATTGGCGCTTTGAGACAGGTTCCGATATATATTCTTCTCCCTTGGTGGTTGACGGAGTTGTCTATGTTGGAAGCGGTGATTTTTATGTTTATGCTGTAAACAGCAACAGTGGTAAGTTGAAGTGGAGTTTTAAAACGGGAGGTGGCATAAGTTCCTCTCCCTTTTTGATTGGTAGCGTTTTGTATATCGGAAGTGAAGATCATTATATGTATGCCATAGACTCTAAAAGTGGTGTGCTAATGTGGAGATATAAATCAAAAGATCCTATTGTCTCTTCGACTGTCGTCGTTGATAATGTCATTTACTTTGGAAGCTTTGGTGTAAGATTTAATGCAGGAATTGGCTATCTTTACGCCTTAGAAATAAAAGATGGATAG
- a CDS encoding metal ABC transporter permease, protein MPNIDTATFKEALSLFDFLGYGFVLRALFTGIFVGTACAVLGVFLVLRRYALIGHGLTHVAFGGVAVGLLLGGQPFWSALIITIISSVGILKLQERVKIHADVAIGVVSAVGMATGILIASAARGFNVDLMSYLFGSILTIGKEEFWASLMISVVIVVFIIIFYHKLFAMTFDGETAMVMGINVGRFNYFFAVVTGLLVVVGMRLVGLLLVSALIILPAVTSLQVSKSFRWSLVIAALTAIVSVFFGIFFSYHLDLPTGGTIVMINFILFLAAYLTKWIVSEESNRRRQKGL, encoded by the coding sequence ATGCCTAATATAGATACAGCAACGTTCAAGGAGGCGCTCTCCCTCTTCGATTTTTTAGGCTACGGCTTTGTCCTGAGGGCCCTCTTTACGGGTATCTTCGTGGGGACAGCCTGCGCTGTCCTGGGGGTGTTTCTCGTGCTCAGACGCTACGCCCTCATCGGCCACGGCCTGACCCACGTGGCCTTCGGCGGCGTGGCGGTGGGGCTTTTGCTCGGCGGGCAGCCGTTCTGGTCGGCCCTCATAATAACGATCATATCGTCGGTCGGGATTCTCAAGCTCCAGGAGCGGGTGAAGATCCACGCCGACGTCGCCATAGGGGTGGTCTCGGCGGTGGGAATGGCGACAGGGATATTGATCGCCAGCGCGGCAAGGGGGTTCAACGTGGATCTCATGAGCTACCTCTTCGGTAGCATCCTGACCATCGGAAAGGAGGAGTTCTGGGCGTCCCTTATGATATCGGTGGTAATCGTGGTCTTCATCATCATCTTCTACCACAAGCTCTTTGCCATGACCTTCGACGGGGAGACGGCGATGGTCATGGGGATAAACGTGGGACGCTTCAACTACTTTTTTGCCGTAGTCACGGGGCTTTTAGTCGTAGTGGGGATGAGGCTCGTGGGGCTTTTGCTCGTCTCGGCGCTGATAATCCTGCCGGCGGTGACGAGCCTCCAGGTATCGAAGAGTTTCAGGTGGTCCCTTGTAATAGCCGCCTTGACCGCTATAGTCTCCGTCTTTTTCGGAATATTCTTTTCATACCACCTCGACCTCCCCACGGGGGGGACGATCGTGATGATAAATTTCATCCTTTTTCTCGCGGCATATCTGACCAAGTGGATTGTTTCGGAGGAAAGTAACAGAAGGAGACAGAAGGGGCTTTAG
- a CDS encoding metal ABC transporter ATP-binding protein — protein sequence MERKTNSDKVLEVSNLSYSYNHETILEGIDFSLVGGDYLWVIGPNGSGKTTLMKTILGILNAGSGSVKLFGEDIGKFEDWERIAYVPQKLLFFDPYFPATAREVASMRLMVLGGRERRRDGFGRSKNERIGEAFEKLGISYLMNRRIGEISGGQLQRVILARALIANSDIIFLDEPTSAVEPRVREDFFNIIDELNEGGATIVLINHDISGMGINNNKILFINRKQLFFGEGSEFCMSEEMSGYFGSSQHVICHQHFEEASD from the coding sequence ATGGAAAGAAAGACCAATTCCGACAAGGTCCTCGAGGTATCGAACCTCTCCTACAGCTACAATCACGAGACGATCCTTGAGGGGATCGACTTCTCGCTTGTCGGCGGGGACTACCTCTGGGTGATTGGCCCCAACGGCTCCGGGAAGACGACGCTGATGAAAACAATATTGGGAATTCTCAATGCCGGGTCCGGCTCCGTTAAACTCTTCGGTGAGGACATCGGCAAGTTCGAGGACTGGGAGAGGATCGCCTACGTACCCCAGAAACTCCTCTTTTTCGATCCCTACTTTCCCGCTACGGCAAGGGAGGTGGCGTCGATGAGGCTCATGGTGCTTGGGGGGCGTGAAAGGAGGCGGGACGGATTCGGGCGGTCGAAAAACGAGAGGATCGGCGAGGCATTCGAGAAGCTGGGGATCTCCTATCTGATGAACAGAAGGATAGGGGAGATCTCCGGCGGCCAGCTCCAGAGGGTGATTCTTGCCCGGGCCTTGATCGCAAACTCCGACATAATCTTTCTGGACGAGCCCACGTCCGCCGTCGAGCCGAGGGTGAGGGAGGATTTCTTCAATATAATCGACGAGCTGAACGAGGGGGGGGCGACGATTGTCCTGATCAACCACGACATCTCCGGGATGGGGATAAACAACAACAAGATCCTCTTCATCAACAGGAAACAGCTTTTCTTCGGCGAGGGAAGCGAATTCTGCATGTCGGAAGAAATGAGCGGCTACTTCGGAAGCTCCCAGCACGTTATCTGCCACCAGCATTTCGAGGAGGCAAGCGATTAG